The Hyphococcus flavus genome contains a region encoding:
- a CDS encoding cytochrome b/b6 domain-containing protein: protein MSEARYSSVAIILHWVIALLILGQIAGGFYMHNLPYASPIKFDLYQLHKSFGFSILALSLFRLGWRLSHRPPALPAAMPAWEKLAARSAHLGFYILMIGAPLIGWAMVSASPTDIPTKFFGVISVPHLPIGVSETKEDFFKEIHELFAYGVLFLLALHVGAALKHRFLNKDHVLQSMTPFRASQWIGVAAVFTVLIAGSIVYSFAPPLNANTGSVSSMQSNESNWAVDYERSSLKFIGEEKGRQFTGVFQDFSADIVFFEDDLNASSVTVTVTTGSAMTGDSIRDSTIPGEEWFNTDSHPTAIFQSTSIRQLGDGQYEANGMLAVKSYERPVTLRFDLIIDGDNAVATGGADVIRTDFGLGLADAWLEDEQVQQEVRIAFEIFAARAN, encoded by the coding sequence TTGAGTGAGGCTCGTTACAGTTCGGTTGCGATCATCCTTCACTGGGTGATCGCACTGTTGATTCTCGGGCAGATCGCCGGCGGGTTTTACATGCATAACCTGCCTTACGCGTCGCCGATCAAGTTTGATCTGTACCAACTTCACAAATCATTCGGATTTTCCATTCTGGCCCTTTCGCTGTTCCGGCTTGGCTGGCGTCTCAGCCACCGTCCGCCAGCGCTGCCTGCTGCTATGCCTGCATGGGAAAAGCTCGCCGCACGCAGCGCCCATTTGGGTTTTTATATCTTGATGATCGGCGCGCCTTTAATAGGCTGGGCGATGGTCTCAGCCTCGCCGACTGATATCCCGACGAAATTTTTCGGGGTGATATCCGTTCCGCATTTGCCTATTGGCGTCAGCGAAACGAAAGAAGATTTTTTCAAAGAAATTCATGAGCTCTTCGCTTATGGGGTTTTGTTTCTTCTAGCCCTGCATGTGGGCGCAGCGTTGAAACACCGCTTTCTTAATAAGGATCATGTTTTACAAAGCATGACGCCCTTTCGTGCAAGTCAGTGGATAGGCGTTGCTGCGGTTTTCACCGTCCTCATAGCCGGAAGTATCGTCTACAGCTTTGCGCCGCCGTTGAACGCAAACACGGGTTCTGTTTCTTCCATGCAATCGAATGAGAGCAATTGGGCTGTTGATTACGAGCGTAGTTCATTGAAATTCATTGGCGAGGAAAAAGGACGTCAGTTTACCGGCGTATTTCAGGATTTCAGCGCTGACATTGTATTTTTTGAGGATGACCTCAACGCGTCGTCTGTCACTGTGACAGTGACGACCGGGTCAGCAATGACGGGCGACTCGATAAGGGATTCCACTATCCCGGGAGAGGAGTGGTTCAACACGGATAGTCATCCCACAGCCATTTTCCAGTCGACGTCTATTCGCCAACTTGGGGACGGCCAGTATGAAGCAAATGGCATGCTTGCGGTTAAATCCTATGAACGGCCAGTGACCTTGAGATTTGATCTGATCATCGATGGCGACAATGCCGTGGCGACAGGAGGCGCTGACGTGATCCGAACGGATTTTGGATTGGGTCTTGCCGATGCCTGGTTGGAAGATGAGCAGGTTCAACAAGAAGTCCGCATCGCCTTTGAAATTTTTGCGGCCCGTGCAAACTAA
- a CDS encoding thiamine pyrophosphate-dependent enzyme, with protein sequence MAGAIAASADGFLDRLKAGRLPASASAVTLDQAGMTVRDLAALFESQLISRRLDLEARRLGAEKRGFYSIGSSGHEGNAAVARTFRVDDMAFLHYRSGAFYIERAAKVPGETPVWNMALSFVASSEDPISGGRHKVIGSKPLFIPPQTSTIASHLPKAMGTAFSIALARTQKKHDAELPHDSVVLCSFGDASANHSTAVGAINAAAHTGYRGLPLPLVFICEDNGIGISVKTPEGWIAANYGNRPGLRYIYGDARDPVDAMRAAREAERCARGSRKPVFLHLRTVRLMGHAGSDLESGYRDRAEIDSEADQDPLLHGARRLIETGAMSLEDIEALYTDISGRVRRAMELATTRPKLTSASAVTQSLTPPHRPRRSLRPGRLQPKAPDETRAKSEPQHMSRLISLALAEQMERDANVVVFGEDVGKKGGVYGASVKLQPKFGPARVFDSILDEQSILGMGIGLAHNGFLPVPEIQFLAYVHNAEDQLRGEAASLSFFSKGQYANSMVVRIAGLAYQKGFGGHFHNDNSVAVFRDIPGIVLACPSSGAEAVKMMREAFRLAREEGRVVVFLEPIALYGTKDLHDDGDGKMTAVFNDIEGSAAFDTINAIGDGEDLAIITYGNGTYLSQRASKTLAQNGVKVRIIDLRWLTPLPIDSMIDALGPCKNVLIVDECRKTGSPSEEIITAFSDRNLTLNISRVTGLDTFIPLGPAANEVLVSENNIVEAAMALTCAAKKKAAE encoded by the coding sequence ATGGCCGGGGCTATCGCCGCATCAGCAGACGGATTTCTGGACCGGCTCAAGGCAGGCCGCCTGCCCGCGTCGGCAAGCGCCGTTACGCTTGACCAGGCAGGCATGACGGTGCGCGATCTCGCGGCGTTGTTCGAAAGCCAATTAATCAGCCGGCGTCTCGACCTGGAGGCGCGCAGACTTGGCGCCGAAAAGCGCGGCTTTTATTCCATCGGCTCATCGGGGCATGAAGGCAACGCCGCCGTCGCGCGAACATTTCGCGTCGATGATATGGCGTTTCTGCATTATCGCAGCGGCGCTTTTTATATCGAACGGGCGGCAAAGGTTCCTGGTGAAACGCCTGTCTGGAACATGGCGCTCTCTTTTGTTGCATCGTCTGAAGATCCCATATCCGGCGGGCGGCACAAGGTTATCGGATCAAAACCGCTCTTCATTCCGCCCCAGACATCGACGATTGCTTCACATCTGCCGAAGGCCATGGGCACGGCTTTTTCGATTGCTTTAGCGCGCACGCAAAAGAAACACGATGCAGAACTGCCGCATGACAGTGTTGTGCTGTGCAGTTTCGGCGATGCATCCGCCAATCATTCAACTGCAGTCGGCGCCATTAACGCTGCTGCACACACCGGCTATCGCGGCCTGCCCTTGCCGCTTGTTTTCATTTGCGAAGACAACGGCATCGGCATCTCCGTCAAAACACCTGAAGGATGGATCGCGGCCAATTACGGCAATCGCCCCGGCCTGCGTTATATTTACGGTGACGCGCGCGACCCCGTCGACGCCATGCGCGCCGCACGCGAGGCCGAACGCTGCGCCAGAGGCTCACGCAAACCTGTCTTCCTGCATCTGCGCACCGTACGTTTGATGGGCCATGCAGGCTCCGATCTGGAAAGCGGTTATCGGGATCGCGCCGAGATCGATTCAGAAGCCGATCAGGACCCGTTGTTGCATGGAGCACGCCGGCTCATTGAGACGGGCGCCATGTCTCTTGAAGATATTGAAGCATTGTACACGGATATATCGGGACGCGTGCGGCGCGCCATGGAACTGGCGACCACTCGCCCGAAACTGACGAGCGCCAGCGCCGTCACTCAGTCACTCACGCCGCCGCACCGCCCTCGCCGCTCGCTCCGGCCCGGAAGACTGCAGCCCAAGGCGCCAGACGAGACGCGCGCCAAATCAGAGCCTCAGCATATGTCTCGCCTGATCTCGCTGGCGCTTGCCGAGCAGATGGAACGGGATGCTAATGTCGTCGTGTTCGGCGAAGATGTCGGCAAAAAAGGCGGCGTTTACGGCGCGAGCGTAAAGCTGCAACCGAAATTCGGGCCGGCACGGGTTTTTGACAGCATTCTCGACGAACAATCCATCCTCGGCATGGGAATAGGGCTTGCCCATAACGGCTTTTTGCCCGTCCCGGAAATTCAGTTCCTCGCCTATGTGCATAACGCCGAAGACCAGCTTCGCGGCGAAGCGGCATCACTGTCTTTTTTCTCAAAAGGGCAATACGCAAACTCGATGGTCGTGCGTATCGCCGGGCTTGCCTATCAGAAAGGATTTGGCGGGCATTTTCATAATGACAATTCCGTCGCCGTGTTCCGCGATATACCCGGCATTGTCCTCGCATGCCCTTCGAGCGGCGCTGAAGCCGTTAAAATGATGCGAGAGGCGTTTCGGCTGGCGCGAGAGGAAGGCCGGGTTGTCGTCTTTCTCGAACCGATCGCGCTTTATGGAACCAAAGACCTTCACGATGACGGCGACGGCAAGATGACGGCTGTATTCAATGATATCGAAGGCAGCGCAGCATTCGATACTATCAATGCAATTGGCGATGGCGAAGATCTCGCTATTATCACCTACGGCAATGGGACGTATCTTTCTCAGCGCGCGTCAAAAACCCTTGCACAGAACGGCGTCAAGGTGCGCATTATCGATTTACGCTGGCTTACGCCTCTGCCAATCGATTCCATGATCGATGCGCTCGGCCCCTGCAAGAATGTTTTGATCGTCGACGAGTGCCGCAAGACCGGATCGCCGAGCGAGGAAATCATTACCGCATTCAGCGACCGCAATCTGACTTTGAATATTTCCCGCGTTACCGGCCTCGATACATTTATCCCGCTCGGTCCCGCCGCGAACGAAGTGCTGGTAAGCGAAAACAATATTGTTGAGGCGGCAATGGCCCTTACCTGTGCGGCCAAAAAGAAGGCGGCGGAATAA
- a CDS encoding nitroreductase family protein, with protein MKKPDLGDVLPSAHPNTDTLSLLRLRRSTTAGCLGEPGPDADTLADLLEIAARVPDHRRVTPFRFIVFQNDARRKFGDVLEKVFRMNEPDAGDEKAAFEGDRFLRAPVVIGVVSSVNKAHRTPEWEQILSCGAVCQNLLIATSAYGFGAQWLTEWYSFDEAVGDALQLGDDERIAGFVYIGTAKEEPKERGRPDMAQIVSYY; from the coding sequence TTGAAAAAGCCTGATCTTGGCGATGTTCTTCCGTCAGCGCATCCGAATACAGACACATTATCGTTGCTGCGGTTGCGCCGCTCCACGACGGCAGGGTGTCTTGGCGAGCCTGGACCTGACGCCGACACACTGGCTGATCTTTTGGAGATTGCGGCGCGCGTACCGGATCATCGCCGTGTCACACCCTTTCGCTTCATCGTCTTCCAGAATGACGCCCGGAGGAAGTTCGGCGATGTTCTGGAGAAAGTCTTCAGAATGAATGAGCCCGACGCAGGCGATGAGAAAGCCGCCTTCGAGGGGGACAGGTTTCTGCGCGCACCAGTCGTTATTGGCGTGGTGTCCAGTGTGAACAAAGCGCACCGCACGCCGGAATGGGAACAAATCTTATCCTGCGGCGCTGTCTGCCAAAATCTTTTGATTGCGACGTCAGCGTACGGGTTTGGCGCCCAATGGCTTACAGAATGGTATTCGTTTGATGAGGCAGTCGGAGATGCTCTGCAATTGGGTGATGACGAACGCATTGCTGGTTTTGTCTATATCGGAACCGCAAAAGAAGAGCCTAAGGAGCGCGGACGACCGGACATGGCGCAAATCGTTTCTTATTATTGA
- a CDS encoding NnrU family protein: MLLFILGLIIFFGAHFFSALARGPRGAMISKIGEGPYKGLYSLISLAGFVLIIFGWRGADASVLYSTPLWMRHVTYLLVLVAFILLAAAYLPAGKIANAVKHPMLAGVKVWAFAHLLVNGEVRSVMLFGAFLAFAVIDRIAVKRREAPVRAAGPVMNDVIAIAVGGVAYVAVALYLHRYIAGIALF, from the coding sequence ATGTTGCTGTTTATTCTCGGTTTGATCATTTTCTTCGGGGCCCACTTTTTTTCGGCGCTGGCGCGGGGGCCGCGCGGCGCCATGATCAGCAAGATTGGGGAGGGGCCGTACAAGGGGCTATATTCCCTCATATCGCTGGCCGGGTTTGTGCTGATTATTTTTGGATGGCGTGGCGCCGATGCAAGCGTGCTGTATTCAACACCCTTATGGATGCGGCACGTCACCTATCTCCTCGTTCTTGTCGCGTTCATATTACTCGCTGCCGCCTATTTGCCTGCGGGTAAAATTGCGAATGCTGTAAAACATCCCATGCTGGCCGGGGTGAAAGTCTGGGCGTTTGCGCATCTGCTGGTGAATGGCGAAGTAAGGTCAGTGATGTTGTTTGGCGCGTTTCTCGCCTTTGCTGTCATTGACCGTATTGCTGTCAAGCGCCGCGAGGCGCCTGTGCGCGCTGCCGGGCCGGTCATGAATGACGTGATCGCTATTGCCGTCGGCGGCGTTGCCTATGTAGCCGTTGCACTTTACCTCCATCGCTATATTGCGGGAATTGCTTTGTTCTAA
- a CDS encoding adenine phosphoribosyltransferase, producing MDLKSVIRTIPDYPKPGIMFRDITTLLTDARGFRRAVDELVQPLAGAKIDKVAGIEARGFILGGAIAHQLSIGFVPIRKKGKLPYKTIGESYELEYGVDEVEIHVDAIEQGEKVLLVDDLIATGGTAAAAIKLIERAGGEVVLCSFVIDLPDLGGSDKLRKLGKKVTALVEFEGD from the coding sequence ATGGATCTGAAATCCGTCATTCGTACGATTCCCGACTATCCTAAGCCGGGGATTATGTTCCGGGATATAACGACGCTTTTAACCGATGCGCGCGGGTTCAGACGGGCTGTGGATGAACTGGTGCAACCTCTTGCCGGGGCCAAAATCGACAAAGTGGCGGGCATCGAAGCGCGCGGGTTCATCCTTGGCGGCGCTATCGCGCACCAGCTTTCCATCGGCTTCGTGCCGATCCGCAAGAAAGGCAAGCTGCCTTACAAGACAATCGGCGAGAGTTATGAGCTGGAATATGGCGTCGATGAGGTTGAAATCCATGTGGACGCGATTGAGCAAGGAGAAAAAGTTCTTTTGGTCGACGACCTGATCGCCACGGGCGGTACAGCGGCGGCGGCCATTAAACTGATCGAGCGGGCTGGCGGAGAGGTCGTTTTGTGTTCCTTCGTGATTGATCTTCCCGATCTTGGCGGGTCGGACAAACTCCGCAAGCTTGGAAAGAAAGTCACAGCGCTGGTTGAGTTCGAGGGCGATTAG
- a CDS encoding YceI family protein has protein sequence MRVNMIAASTAAALVVAGCGQAANGQSGGSEQPASGVSEAADFGAPSGEYRSEERHRYITFSYMHQGYSRPWVRWRDWDAVLDWDAENPEDSSLSVTIDATSVDSGVDVFDGHLQGERFFDTANHPEITFESTSLNRMSDTEGTMTGDLTIKGVSKPVTLDVQFNKGAYEERSNVYKLGFSAIGTVKRSEFGMTYAIPAVSDEVEIIIESEFTMPADE, from the coding sequence ATGAGAGTGAACATGATTGCCGCCTCTACAGCAGCGGCTCTGGTTGTGGCTGGATGCGGTCAGGCGGCGAACGGCCAGTCAGGCGGGAGTGAACAGCCCGCATCGGGTGTTTCGGAAGCAGCGGATTTCGGTGCGCCGTCTGGAGAGTACCGATCTGAGGAACGCCATCGTTATATTACATTTTCCTACATGCATCAGGGGTACTCGCGGCCATGGGTGCGCTGGCGTGATTGGGATGCCGTACTCGATTGGGATGCGGAAAACCCGGAGGATTCGTCACTCAGCGTCACGATTGATGCGACTTCGGTGGACTCGGGCGTCGATGTTTTTGACGGTCACCTGCAGGGCGAGCGGTTTTTTGATACGGCGAACCATCCGGAGATCACGTTCGAAAGCACATCGCTTAACCGAATGAGCGATACCGAAGGTACGATGACAGGCGACCTGACCATCAAAGGCGTTAGCAAACCAGTGACTCTGGACGTTCAGTTCAACAAAGGCGCCTATGAGGAACGCAGTAATGTTTATAAGCTCGGCTTTTCAGCTATAGGTACGGTGAAGCGGTCGGAATTCGGCATGACATACGCCATCCCCGCCGTCAGCGATGAGGTTGAGATTATTATTGAGTCAGAATTCACCATGCCGGCTGACGAGTAA
- the cobT gene encoding cobaltochelatase subunit CobT, whose amino-acid sequence MMNKEQIRDAFKRALLSTTRALSAQKEVDVAFGGDRAAVQGKSARIPLPARVLDEASAAIARGESDAAALRLAHHDAIEHQRLMPSGADARAVFTALENARCEAIGARALKGVGDNLAASLEKMFADKGYDRLNAKDAAPMAEVAALMLRERLTGRPAPKSAASIMEEWQAELETRAGTSLDALAEAASLDDQAAFAALARDFIRDLELDDNDQGDQDSPDDSDGEQDQDQPENNSEEDDDETGADEMPEDPGSGDTSEGDADLSEQELDTSFEEDDGAAENAKVSSLRTQFEGDTGAAYKPYTTQFDEIAEAEDLCDAEELQRLRRSLDRQLENLHTVVARLANKLQRKLMAQQNRSWAFDLDEGVLDAARLARVVVDPMQPLSYKMEQEQDFRDTVVTLLIDNSGSMRGRPITIAAICADILARTLERCGVKVEILGFTTCAWKGGKSREKWVDDGRPAKPGRLNDLRHVIYKSADAPWRRARSSLGLMMKEGLLKENIDGEALMWAHSRLLGRPEARRIMMVISDGAPVDDTTSSANGGAYLERHLREVIHYIETRSSIELLAIGIGHDVTRYYNRALTIVDVDQLGGAIIDQLAELFDEEAQRRTKRRGRAA is encoded by the coding sequence ATGATGAACAAGGAACAAATCCGCGACGCCTTCAAGCGAGCGCTATTGAGTACGACCCGCGCTCTTTCTGCGCAGAAAGAAGTCGACGTCGCCTTTGGCGGCGATCGAGCGGCTGTTCAGGGAAAGTCAGCCAGAATTCCCCTGCCCGCGCGCGTGCTTGATGAAGCGTCAGCAGCAATCGCCCGCGGGGAAAGCGATGCAGCCGCGCTACGTCTCGCGCATCATGACGCTATCGAGCACCAGCGGCTTATGCCCTCAGGCGCCGACGCAAGGGCTGTGTTTACTGCACTTGAAAACGCCCGCTGCGAGGCGATTGGCGCACGCGCGCTCAAAGGCGTGGGCGACAACCTTGCTGCATCGCTTGAAAAGATGTTTGCCGACAAAGGGTACGACCGGCTGAACGCTAAAGACGCGGCGCCCATGGCGGAAGTTGCAGCCTTGATGTTGCGTGAACGATTGACCGGAAGGCCAGCGCCGAAATCCGCCGCAAGCATCATGGAAGAATGGCAGGCGGAACTTGAAACCAGGGCCGGGACATCTCTCGACGCCCTTGCAGAAGCTGCATCGCTGGATGACCAGGCGGCTTTCGCCGCGCTCGCTCGTGACTTTATTCGAGACCTTGAACTCGATGATAATGACCAGGGCGATCAGGATAGCCCCGATGACAGCGACGGCGAGCAGGATCAGGACCAGCCCGAAAACAACAGCGAAGAAGACGATGATGAAACCGGCGCCGATGAGATGCCGGAAGATCCAGGTTCCGGGGATACGTCGGAAGGCGATGCTGACCTTTCGGAACAGGAACTCGACACAAGTTTTGAAGAAGATGACGGCGCTGCCGAGAACGCCAAAGTCTCTTCCCTGCGCACGCAATTCGAAGGCGATACCGGCGCCGCGTATAAACCCTATACGACGCAGTTCGATGAAATTGCAGAGGCTGAAGATCTTTGTGACGCCGAAGAACTGCAACGTCTGCGGCGATCGCTCGATCGTCAACTGGAAAATCTGCACACGGTAGTCGCGCGGCTGGCCAACAAGCTGCAACGCAAACTGATGGCGCAGCAAAACAGAAGTTGGGCTTTTGACCTTGATGAGGGCGTACTAGACGCTGCCCGCCTTGCACGGGTTGTGGTGGATCCCATGCAACCGCTTTCCTATAAGATGGAGCAGGAGCAAGACTTCCGCGATACCGTGGTCACGCTGCTGATCGATAACTCCGGCTCCATGCGCGGACGCCCCATCACTATCGCTGCGATCTGCGCGGATATTCTGGCGCGCACTTTGGAACGCTGCGGCGTAAAGGTTGAAATCCTCGGCTTTACGACATGCGCATGGAAAGGCGGCAAGTCGCGGGAAAAATGGGTTGACGACGGCCGGCCGGCGAAACCGGGCCGGCTGAACGATCTGCGTCACGTCATTTACAAATCCGCAGACGCGCCATGGCGGCGTGCGCGATCTTCATTAGGCCTGATGATGAAAGAAGGCCTCTTGAAAGAAAATATCGACGGCGAAGCACTGATGTGGGCGCATTCAAGACTACTTGGCCGGCCCGAGGCGCGCCGCATCATGATGGTCATTTCCGACGGCGCGCCGGTGGATGACACGACGTCTTCAGCAAACGGCGGCGCTTATCTTGAACGGCATCTGCGCGAAGTCATCCACTATATAGAAACGCGCTCTTCCATAGAGCTGCTTGCGATCGGGATTGGTCACGATGTCACGCGCTATTACAACCGCGCATTGACTATTGTTGATGTGGATCAGTTGGGTGGCGCAATAATCGATCAACTTGCAGAGTTGTTTGACGAGGAAGCGCAGCGAAGAACAAAAAGGCGCGGGCGCGCGGCTTAG
- a CDS encoding M13 family metallopeptidase, whose product MKKYLLCGIAAIALAACGEQQTASNTRDQQKSENTTVKNSSQATAPELGDWGVKLADMDTEADPGDDFYRYVNGKWLDTFEIPEEFSSYGSFTVLFERSEDRVKKIIEDAASSSAARGSNEQKIGDYYNAYLDVDAINAAGFSPAADDLATIASAQSHEDVARIMGTPGMVGNSPFGAFVNVDSKRTDQYIIFLTQAGLGMPNRNYYVDDGFADKRDPYRAYITQVLGFAGMDDAAAKAQAVYDLERQMAEVHWEPAKRRNRDLTYNLKTKAQLKAFAPEAPWDVLLEAAGLGDQEEFVIREDDAIATLAEIFADTPVETWKAYMTFHHLNTYSDVLPSELDDASFAFFGTAIRGTPKQRERWKRGVASINGAMGEAVGQMYVERHFPAASKEQMQGLVANLRTALDERLDTLPWMSDETKEQAHEKLAKFTPKIGYPDKWRDYTNLEVTGSDAFANSKQAAIYAWNWSISRLGGPVDKTEWGMTPQRVNAYYSPPRNEIVFPAAILQAPFFDPNADPAVNYGGIGAVIGHEIGHGFDDQGRKSDGDGVLRDWWTSEDASNFQELADALGGQYATYEPVDGFFVDPELTMGENIGDVGGLAMAYHAYKLSLNGEEAPVIDGFTGDQRFFMAWAQVWKRIVREEALKNQVKTDPHSPAQYRVNGVVRNMDAWYDAFNVTEGDDLYLPPEERVQIW is encoded by the coding sequence GTGAAGAAGTACCTATTATGCGGCATCGCCGCGATTGCGCTTGCCGCCTGCGGCGAACAACAGACCGCTTCGAATACGCGCGATCAGCAGAAATCTGAGAACACAACGGTAAAAAACTCCTCGCAAGCCACCGCGCCTGAACTTGGCGACTGGGGCGTCAAACTGGCGGATATGGATACGGAGGCGGACCCGGGCGACGACTTTTACCGGTACGTGAATGGCAAATGGCTGGATACATTCGAAATTCCAGAAGAATTTTCCAGCTACGGATCATTCACCGTTTTGTTCGAACGTTCGGAAGACCGCGTCAAAAAAATCATTGAAGACGCCGCATCAAGCAGCGCGGCACGCGGCTCCAACGAACAAAAGATTGGCGATTATTATAACGCCTATCTGGACGTTGACGCGATCAATGCTGCAGGCTTTTCGCCAGCCGCCGATGACCTCGCCACGATCGCCAGCGCTCAATCTCACGAAGACGTTGCGCGTATCATGGGCACGCCCGGCATGGTCGGTAATTCTCCATTCGGCGCTTTCGTCAATGTCGATTCCAAGCGAACGGATCAGTACATTATTTTTCTCACTCAAGCTGGTCTCGGCATGCCGAACCGCAACTATTATGTAGATGACGGTTTTGCAGACAAGCGCGACCCTTATCGCGCATACATAACGCAGGTCCTGGGTTTCGCCGGCATGGATGACGCTGCGGCAAAAGCGCAAGCCGTTTACGATCTCGAACGTCAGATGGCTGAGGTGCATTGGGAGCCGGCAAAACGGCGCAATCGAGACCTGACCTATAACCTTAAGACCAAAGCACAACTAAAGGCATTTGCACCGGAAGCGCCGTGGGACGTGCTGCTAGAGGCGGCGGGTTTAGGCGATCAGGAAGAATTCGTCATTCGTGAAGACGACGCCATCGCCACTCTTGCGGAGATTTTCGCCGATACGCCGGTTGAGACATGGAAGGCGTACATGACCTTTCATCACCTCAATACCTATTCAGATGTTCTGCCGTCAGAACTGGACGACGCAAGTTTTGCGTTCTTTGGCACAGCCATCCGCGGCACGCCAAAACAGCGTGAACGCTGGAAGCGGGGTGTCGCCTCCATCAACGGCGCCATGGGCGAAGCCGTCGGTCAAATGTATGTGGAGCGACACTTCCCGGCAGCGTCAAAAGAGCAGATGCAGGGCCTTGTCGCCAACCTTAGAACTGCACTCGATGAGCGTCTCGACACGCTTCCTTGGATGAGTGATGAGACGAAAGAACAGGCGCATGAAAAGCTTGCGAAGTTCACACCAAAGATTGGCTATCCTGACAAATGGCGAGATTATACCAATCTTGAAGTGACCGGGAGCGATGCTTTCGCGAACTCTAAACAGGCCGCCATTTATGCATGGAACTGGTCCATCTCACGTCTCGGCGGACCGGTCGACAAGACAGAATGGGGCATGACCCCGCAACGGGTGAATGCATATTATTCTCCGCCGCGAAACGAGATTGTTTTCCCGGCAGCTATTCTTCAGGCCCCGTTTTTTGATCCAAACGCCGACCCGGCCGTAAACTATGGCGGCATTGGCGCCGTCATTGGTCATGAGATCGGTCATGGCTTCGACGATCAGGGGCGCAAGTCCGATGGCGACGGCGTGCTGCGCGACTGGTGGACGTCTGAGGACGCATCCAATTTTCAGGAACTCGCAGATGCTCTTGGCGGGCAATACGCAACTTACGAACCGGTAGATGGATTCTTTGTGGATCCGGAACTCACCATGGGCGAAAACATCGGAGACGTAGGCGGCCTCGCCATGGCCTATCATGCCTATAAACTGTCGTTAAACGGCGAAGAGGCGCCAGTCATTGACGGTTTCACAGGCGATCAGCGGTTTTTCATGGCATGGGCGCAAGTGTGGAAACGCATCGTGCGTGAGGAAGCGTTGAAGAACCAGGTGAAAACCGACCCGCACTCGCCAGCGCAATATCGTGTTAACGGCGTCGTCCGGAATATGGACGCCTGGTACGATGCATTCAACGTGACTGAAGGCGACGATCTTTACCTGCCGCCGGAAGAGCGCGTTCAGATCTGGTAA
- a CDS encoding substrate-binding periplasmic protein codes for MRILFSILLALLFTTSAIAADLDEIKQRGTLRVAVAALSPFVIKADDGTLSGFEIDSTQGLGAHLGVDIEYVEKPFCDLAEAVLSGEADVIASGYSNMPERRRLLDFSLPYHDTEYFVIMTKRQAKKAKTLRGINSKDIRIGFQHGGVSGMVAHGEFPGSDLKGFSSFTQILEAMESGEVDGAVLFDPYLDMAKDIESKKFTVPHEFALTRTIEAFATDQNSDALHEALNEWVIGQDLEGYWDDLEKKWFSDQHAIASAPPPYACAAVQPVQ; via the coding sequence GTGCGTATTTTGTTTTCGATCTTGCTCGCTCTGTTATTTACGACGAGTGCAATCGCCGCTGATCTTGATGAAATCAAACAGCGTGGGACCTTGCGCGTGGCGGTGGCGGCGCTTTCGCCTTTTGTCATTAAGGCGGATGATGGAACGCTTTCGGGTTTTGAAATCGATTCCACGCAAGGGCTGGGCGCGCATCTGGGCGTTGATATAGAATATGTCGAAAAGCCTTTCTGCGACCTTGCTGAGGCGGTGCTTTCAGGCGAGGCGGACGTAATCGCGTCCGGTTATTCCAATATGCCCGAGCGGCGACGGTTGCTCGATTTCTCGCTGCCTTATCACGATACTGAGTATTTCGTCATCATGACGAAGCGCCAGGCGAAAAAGGCCAAAACTCTGCGCGGTATCAACAGCAAGGATATCAGGATTGGGTTTCAGCATGGCGGCGTTTCCGGCATGGTCGCTCATGGTGAATTTCCAGGATCAGACCTTAAGGGGTTCAGTTCGTTCACCCAGATTCTCGAAGCTATGGAGAGCGGGGAAGTCGACGGCGCCGTATTATTCGATCCTTATCTCGACATGGCGAAAGACATTGAAAGTAAAAAGTTCACTGTGCCGCACGAATTTGCCCTGACCCGTACGATTGAAGCGTTCGCCACCGATCAGAACAGCGACGCCTTGCACGAAGCGCTCAACGAATGGGTGATTGGTCAGGATCTCGAAGGCTATTGGGACGATCTGGAGAAAAAATGGTTTTCTGACCAGCACGCCATTGCGTCGGCGCCGCCGCCTTATGCCTGCGCAGCGGTGCAGCCTGTTCAGTAG